In one window of Leifsonia sp. NPDC080035 DNA:
- a CDS encoding FBP domain-containing protein, with translation MLPLTEQQLRSSFVNASQRERKELTLPDLAATRWDDIDFLGWRDRKNPNLGYVVAEVDGELVGVLLRKAEGGVRSRPQCSWCEDVHLPNEVVFFIAKRAGAAGRNGNTLGTLVCSGFECSTNVRKRPALAYVGFDVEAARLQRIEALREHVTTFIRRVCAD, from the coding sequence ATGCTTCCCCTCACTGAGCAGCAGCTCCGCTCCTCCTTCGTGAACGCCTCGCAGCGCGAACGCAAGGAGCTCACCCTCCCCGACCTGGCCGCCACTCGCTGGGACGACATCGACTTCCTCGGCTGGCGCGACCGCAAGAACCCGAACCTCGGGTACGTGGTGGCGGAGGTCGACGGCGAGCTCGTCGGCGTCCTGCTCCGCAAGGCCGAGGGCGGGGTCCGCAGCCGGCCGCAGTGCTCGTGGTGCGAGGACGTGCACCTCCCGAACGAGGTCGTGTTCTTCATCGCGAAGCGCGCGGGCGCCGCGGGCCGCAACGGCAACACGCTCGGCACGCTCGTGTGCTCCGGGTTCGAGTGCTCGACCAACGTGCGCAAACGCCCCGCCCTCGCCTACGTCGGCTTCGACGTCGAGGCGGCGCGCCTCCAGCGCATCGAGGCCCTGCGCGAGCACGTGACCACGTTCATCCGCCGCGTCTGCGCCGACTGA